The following coding sequences are from one Gossypium raimondii isolate GPD5lz chromosome 4, ASM2569854v1, whole genome shotgun sequence window:
- the LOC105780991 gene encoding uncharacterized protein LOC105780991 → MGKIWIEVCIISARGLRRSSSFWKLQWFTVGWIDPDNKYCTKIDASGSSNPVWKTKFAALVDESNIQDMVLHVEVYSREPIFLREKLQGTASVALKEFLAKYNNNSTSSSEEVGSYQLRKRNSNKPQGFVDISIRISEERENPASFPGNEGGLVLMDHRTDIPISTEGGYPAEATGPHKQSQVNIPFPYKHPVPYPTSNYNPSQGEPSASGPGYRPPRSATPPPPPPPSNVGYIPTFLPRTETYMNMPSSVGAGVGPRPGFAMGVGAGALAAGAVLFGDDFMSGFDVPAGFQDPTFAISTDPPF, encoded by the exons ATGGGGAAAATCTGGATCGAAGTTTGTATAATATCAGCTCGAGGTCTCCGGCGTTCGTCGTCGTTTTGGAAGCTACAGTGGTTTACAGTTGGGTGGATCGATCCCGACAACAAATACTGCACCAAGATTGATGCTTCGGGGAGCTCAAATCCGGTATGGAAAACCAAGTTTGCAGCTCTGGTGGATGAGTCAAATATTCAGGACATGGTGCTGCATGTTGAAGTATACAGTAGAGAGCCTATTTTTCTTAGGGAAAAGCTTCAAGGGACTGCCAGTGTTGCCTTGAAAGAATTTCTGGCCAAATATAACAACAATTCCACCTCTTCCAGTGAAGAAGTAGGGAGCTACCAGTTGCGCAAAAGAAATTCCAACAAGCCTCAAGGATTTGTTGACATCTCTATTCGTATCTCGGAGGAGAGGGAAAATCCTGCTTCCTTCCCAG GTAATGAAGGAGGACTTGTTCTCATGGACCATAGAACTGATATTCCTATATCCACTGAAGGTGGCTATCCAGCAGAGGCAACAGGGCCTCACAAACAATCTCAGGTGAACATCCCATTCCCATATAAACATCCAGTGCCATATCCTACAAGCAATTACAACCCATCTCAAGGTGAACCATCAGCTTCTGGACCCGGCTATCGTCCACCTAGGAGTGCCACTCCCCCACCTCCACCCCCTCCCTCTAATGTTGGTTACATTCCCACATTCCTTCCGAGAACAGAGACTTACATGAACATGCCGTCGTCTGTGGGAGCTGGAGTAGGGCCAAGACCTGGTTTTGCAATGGGAGTTGGGGCAGGAGCACTGGCTGCTGGTGCTGTGCTCTTTGGGGATGACTTCATGTCAGGGTTTGATGTTCCTGCTGGCTTCCAGGATCCCACCTTCGCCATATCCACCGATCCCCCCTTCTGA